A window of the Candidatus Nitrosotalea okcheonensis genome harbors these coding sequences:
- a CDS encoding 50S ribosomal protein L16 yields MHGANYRVGNGQPYTRKKYIKGKPQIKIAKFYGGKKDGDYDYCVQLCSNQKMQIRHMAIESARLSANKAIETVTGETGYYSTLRVYPHILLRENKMISTAGADRLSEGMRGAFGKAVSLAARIEIGQVIMEAHVKKEHLEAARKALHGASVKLPCTPTIKVIPLKA; encoded by the coding sequence ATGCACGGAGCAAACTACCGCGTTGGAAATGGCCAACCATACACAAGAAAGAAGTACATCAAGGGTAAACCACAGATAAAAATTGCAAAATTTTACGGAGGAAAAAAAGATGGAGATTACGATTACTGTGTACAGCTTTGTTCTAACCAAAAAATGCAGATAAGACATATGGCAATAGAGTCAGCAAGACTGTCTGCAAACAAGGCAATAGAAACAGTTACAGGAGAAACTGGGTACTATTCAACACTCAGAGTATATCCGCACATTCTTCTAAGAGAAAACAAGATGATTTCTACTGCAGGTGCAGACAGATTATCAGAAGGGATGAGGGGTGCATTTGGTAAAGCTGTAAGTTTAGCAGCACGTATTGAGATTGGTCAAGTGATTATGGAGGCACATGTTAAAAAAGAACATCTAGAGGCAGCAAGAAAAGCACTACACGGTGCATCTGTGAAATTACCATGCACTCCAACAATCAAAGTAATTCCGTTAAAAGCCTAG
- the endA gene encoding tRNA-intron lyase, which produces MSELESKVEGLLVKDHVLVSDKEMQHSLEQKGFGETMKKKFFLKPFESLYLLYVDKLKLLRGKYEMDFDSMMTECMKTDPDSFTKFLIYRDLRTKGYVAKDGFGFGSDFRVYERGQFGEKGAKYVVFGMTEGRREKIGLLQKQIEEITTMGKEPVLAVIERRGEVIYYKVSKIQFHQNKDQPGFSSIES; this is translated from the coding sequence ATGTCAGAATTAGAGTCTAAAGTAGAAGGATTATTGGTAAAGGATCATGTTCTTGTATCTGACAAAGAAATGCAGCATAGCTTAGAACAGAAAGGATTTGGAGAAACGATGAAAAAAAAATTCTTTCTCAAGCCGTTTGAATCTTTATACTTGCTTTATGTTGATAAGCTCAAACTCTTACGAGGAAAATATGAGATGGATTTTGACTCTATGATGACTGAATGTATGAAAACTGATCCTGATTCTTTTACCAAATTTCTGATATACAGAGATCTACGAACTAAAGGATATGTAGCAAAAGATGGATTTGGATTTGGTTCTGATTTTAGAGTCTATGAACGGGGACAATTCGGAGAAAAGGGTGCCAAATATGTCGTATTTGGCATGACTGAGGGTAGAAGAGAGAAAATAGGTCTATTGCAAAAACAAATTGAAGAAATCACTACTATGGGGAAAGAACCAGTACTTGCGGTAATTGAACGACGAGGAGAAGTGATTTATTACAAGGTCTCTAAAATTCAATTCCATCAAAACAAAGATCAGCCTGGATTTTCCAGTATAGAATCTTAA
- a CDS encoding cation:proton antiporter domain-containing protein: MGIMESVTGNFTLPDKIQHLLHSNFLKNSTMDLNHYISQSLFHNSSLESAQVVFLSVGVIIVLGIVGEAFFRKTGVPDVIFLMIIGVIIGPVLGIVGTDTVFKIAPYFSALATIMILFGGGLSLNIKSVIYSAHFAFLIAFLGFALSVAVTSVIVVYGLGWNWPDAILIGVMVGGSSEAIVFGLIKTLRVSDKTKAILALESTITSIMSFIGAFFLFGQIQSDHFVFSSLGITVAKAVLTGVGLGLGVGIPWMYVASKITDAKYSYLLTLGILFMLFFFANLFGESGALTALIFGLVYGNKQIFSHRLKIKMDSISTDNSFYEHLAFLVRTFFFVFVGMLANFGQMGYIVFGISIGIALYFARIPAVRVSLTKSFSPFDRKVISYMLPRGLAPAVLSTIPLTLGLSHGKAYPQIIFVVIIVTMVIATITLKKAHKELPQEQ; encoded by the coding sequence ATGGGTATTATGGAATCTGTTACTGGTAATTTTACATTACCCGACAAGATTCAACATCTCCTTCATTCAAACTTTTTAAAAAATAGTACAATGGATTTGAATCACTATATCTCGCAATCACTTTTTCATAATTCCAGTCTGGAATCGGCTCAGGTAGTATTCCTTTCAGTAGGAGTAATAATAGTTCTCGGCATTGTGGGTGAAGCGTTTTTTAGAAAAACTGGTGTCCCAGACGTAATATTTCTAATGATAATAGGCGTAATTATAGGACCAGTGCTTGGAATCGTAGGCACGGACACCGTATTTAAGATTGCACCATACTTCTCCGCACTTGCTACAATCATGATACTATTTGGCGGCGGACTGTCCTTGAACATAAAAAGTGTAATATATTCAGCACATTTTGCATTTTTAATCGCATTTCTAGGTTTTGCTCTTTCAGTAGCGGTAACATCAGTAATTGTAGTTTATGGCCTTGGATGGAATTGGCCTGATGCGATATTGATAGGTGTGATGGTTGGTGGCAGCAGCGAGGCAATCGTTTTTGGATTAATTAAAACACTACGCGTATCAGATAAAACAAAAGCAATACTGGCACTTGAATCAACCATCACATCCATAATGTCATTCATTGGAGCTTTTTTCCTCTTTGGCCAGATCCAGTCTGATCACTTTGTCTTTTCTAGCCTTGGTATCACTGTAGCAAAGGCTGTTCTAACTGGAGTTGGCCTTGGTCTTGGAGTTGGAATCCCGTGGATGTATGTGGCATCCAAGATCACCGATGCAAAATATTCCTATCTCCTCACTTTGGGAATACTATTCATGTTGTTCTTTTTTGCAAATTTGTTTGGCGAGTCAGGAGCATTGACAGCTCTTATCTTTGGTTTGGTTTATGGCAACAAGCAAATTTTTTCTCACCGCCTCAAGATTAAGATGGATAGTATTTCTACAGACAATTCTTTTTATGAACATCTTGCCTTCTTGGTAAGGACCTTCTTCTTCGTATTTGTAGGAATGCTAGCAAATTTTGGGCAAATGGGATACATAGTATTTGGAATCAGTATTGGCATAGCACTTTATTTTGCAAGAATTCCAGCCGTCAGGGTTTCTTTGACGAAGAGTTTCTCACCATTTGACAGAAAGGTGATTTCATATATGTTACCAAGAGGACTTGCACCAGCAGTACTGTCCACCATTCCATTGACACTTGGTTTGAGTCATGGCAAAGCATATCCCCAAATAATTTTCGTAGTAATAATTGTAACTATGGTAATTGCCACCATAACTCTAAAAAAAGCACATAAAGAATTACCGCAGGAACAATAA
- a CDS encoding type II toxin-antitoxin system HicA family toxin, whose protein sequence is MMIKFVNDRKIIVVVPNHKEIDPGTLLSIIGQSNMTKEDFFKNL, encoded by the coding sequence GTGATGATCAAGTTTGTAAACGACAGGAAAATTATTGTGGTTGTTCCAAATCACAAGGAAATAGATCCTGGCACTTTACTGTCCATCATAGGACAGTCAAACATGACAAAAGAAGATTTCTTTAAGAATCTCTAA
- a CDS encoding nitroreductase/quinone reductase family protein, with protein sequence MEIQDGTCRAVLVTTGRKSGKEHAVKIRVVIHKGKFYFSRRNPDSDWLKNALCNPNVMIEYQGNIIAGTALLVNDQELCKKISQLKYSDKRSEESRIVLEVNPCE encoded by the coding sequence GTGGAAATTCAGGATGGTACATGTAGGGCAGTACTGGTTACCACTGGAAGAAAATCAGGCAAAGAACATGCAGTGAAGATCAGGGTAGTTATACACAAAGGCAAGTTCTATTTTTCCAGAAGGAATCCAGATAGTGACTGGTTAAAGAATGCACTTTGCAATCCAAACGTCATGATAGAGTACCAAGGCAATATCATTGCCGGAACTGCATTGCTAGTAAATGATCAGGAATTATGCAAAAAAATATCACAATTAAAATATTCTGACAAAAGGTCAGAGGAATCAAGAATAGTTCTAGAAGTCAACCCATGTGAATAA
- a CDS encoding PRC-barrel domain-containing protein, producing MATQVEYNGKHIKADDFKGKKVIDREGIEYGTVKHIHINTDTLEVVGITVHKGLHKDHFLSRDYVDRFTEESVLLSSAPIRIDSQVVDIDGHKIGKIKRLHMAADTNELESIEVSAGLTSSRIFRTSEIWGVGEKVILRQTKDQYKNP from the coding sequence ATGGCAACACAAGTAGAATATAACGGAAAACACATCAAGGCAGATGACTTTAAAGGAAAAAAAGTCATTGATAGGGAAGGAATAGAGTATGGTACTGTAAAGCACATTCACATCAATACCGACACTCTGGAGGTTGTGGGCATTACAGTTCACAAAGGATTACACAAAGATCACTTTCTATCACGTGACTATGTGGACAGATTCACTGAAGAATCTGTTTTGTTGTCCTCTGCACCAATCAGAATAGACTCTCAGGTAGTTGACATTGATGGACACAAAATTGGTAAGATCAAAAGACTACACATGGCTGCTGATACCAACGAATTGGAATCAATAGAAGTGTCTGCAGGTCTTACTAGTTCTAGAATCTTTCGCACTTCAGAAATCTGGGGTGTTGGTGAAAAGGTAATACTTCGACAGACAAAAGATCAATACAAAAACCCATAA
- a CDS encoding ATP-binding cassette domain-containing protein produces the protein MYAVETDKLSKVYHSGLKAVDDISIKLENGEIFGFLGPNGAGKSTTIMILTTLLKPSSGKAFVAGFDVTTQAKSVRQNIGYVQQDSTVDEYLTGRENLELQARLNHIPKNIRTKRIDEILEIIELSDRQHETAVTYSGGMRKRLDIGGGLLNMPKVLFLDEPTLGLDIQTRYKIWEYIKKIHHEFGMSIFLTTHYMEEADKLCDNISIIDNGKIKITGSPKELKNALGNEIVVFEIDSESKLDRLVSEIKKTSTVKDVSTSGSMVTVFTTSGDQLTPQLFQQANNLQIKIESISLTKPTLDDVFLSYTGRELREDDGKYDRKKMRERMRKIRA, from the coding sequence TTGTACGCAGTAGAGACTGACAAACTTTCTAAAGTTTATCATAGCGGTCTTAAAGCAGTTGATGATATTTCAATTAAACTAGAAAATGGGGAAATTTTTGGTTTCTTGGGTCCTAATGGTGCGGGTAAAAGTACAACCATTATGATCCTGACTACTTTACTAAAGCCTTCATCTGGCAAGGCATTTGTTGCAGGATTTGATGTCACAACTCAAGCAAAGAGTGTCAGGCAAAACATTGGATACGTGCAACAAGATTCAACTGTCGATGAATATCTTACTGGTCGTGAAAACCTAGAATTACAAGCTCGACTCAATCACATTCCAAAGAATATCAGGACAAAGAGAATAGATGAGATATTGGAGATAATTGAGTTGTCTGATAGGCAACATGAGACTGCTGTGACATATTCGGGAGGGATGAGAAAAAGACTCGATATCGGAGGTGGCTTGCTCAATATGCCAAAAGTTTTGTTTCTAGACGAGCCTACCTTAGGTCTTGACATCCAAACAAGATACAAAATCTGGGAATACATAAAAAAAATTCATCATGAATTTGGAATGTCTATTTTTCTTACTACTCACTATATGGAAGAGGCAGATAAGCTCTGTGATAACATATCTATAATTGATAATGGAAAAATCAAGATAACAGGCTCTCCAAAAGAATTGAAAAATGCTTTGGGAAATGAGATTGTTGTTTTTGAAATAGACTCTGAATCAAAACTTGACAGACTTGTTTCGGAAATTAAAAAAACTTCTACAGTAAAAGATGTTTCAACAAGTGGTTCTATGGTAACCGTATTTACAACTAGTGGGGATCAGCTGACCCCACAACTTTTTCAACAAGCAAATAATCTTCAAATCAAAATAGAAAGTATTTCTCTTACAAAACCAACACTTGATGACGTATTTCTATCGTACACGGGTCGTGAACTACGTGAAGATGATGGGAAATACGATAGAAAAAAAATGCGAGAAAGGATGAGGAAAATCAGGGCATGA
- a CDS encoding ABC transporter permease, translated as MTMLPDTYTIFWREMKRYKKSRSGILIRLIQPAVWIIVMGNTFASTRPLIQSVGFNGSYIEFMAPGVIMLTAIFTSIFGGVNTLWDRRYGFMNKALVSPVSRSSIALGKMLAISLISTLQSSLILGIALALGVHISNLFVIFPILLTVTVFSLGFSGISVIVAATSKSQETFWGVINFLGMPLFMLSPALFPLELLPPWLAFVARLNPVTYAVLLIRQMMAGTVQILSATIEMTIICGFVVIMVALASYVFTREVNKPF; from the coding sequence ATGACAATGCTGCCTGATACATATACGATTTTCTGGAGGGAGATGAAGAGATACAAAAAATCACGAAGCGGTATATTGATACGATTGATCCAGCCAGCTGTATGGATAATAGTGATGGGAAATACATTTGCAAGCACTAGACCGCTAATCCAATCCGTGGGCTTTAATGGATCTTACATAGAATTCATGGCGCCAGGTGTGATAATGCTTACTGCAATATTTACAAGTATTTTTGGCGGTGTCAATACTTTGTGGGATAGAAGATATGGTTTCATGAATAAAGCACTTGTCTCCCCCGTATCGCGGTCTTCTATTGCATTGGGTAAAATGCTTGCAATATCTTTGATATCTACACTTCAATCAAGTCTGATTCTGGGAATTGCACTTGCATTGGGGGTGCATATATCAAATTTGTTTGTAATATTTCCAATATTGCTGACTGTCACAGTATTCTCACTTGGTTTTTCTGGAATATCTGTAATAGTTGCTGCCACATCAAAATCACAAGAGACCTTTTGGGGCGTAATCAACTTTCTAGGTATGCCTCTGTTTATGCTTAGCCCTGCACTATTTCCATTGGAGCTCTTGCCTCCGTGGCTTGCATTTGTTGCACGACTCAATCCTGTTACTTATGCCGTGTTACTCATAAGACAAATGATGGCTGGTACGGTCCAAATATTGTCTGCTACAATTGAGATGACAATAATATGCGGCTTTGTAGTGATTATGGTTGCATTGGCCAGCTACGTATTCACAAGAGAAGTCAACAAGCCATTCTAA